In a genomic window of Atribacterota bacterium:
- a CDS encoding bifunctional 5,10-methylenetetrahydrofolate dehydrogenase/5,10-methenyltetrahydrofolate cyclohydrolase, producing MTKESNHLIKGKNIAEAIAQELNLASAQFFQKINMKPRLAVVIVGDDPASLFYVRMIEKSCQRVDFDFEKHALPEKTTEQELLSLLQQLNDNKSVHGIIVQTPLPKHINEDKIRETLPPAKDVDCFNPVNMGKLAMGNPDFLPCTPNAVFEILKREEIKVEGKHVVIVGRSSVVGKPLALILLLKNPHANATVTICHSRTKNLSSFTQKGDIVVAAAGAARLIKGNMIREGTIVIDVGTNEVDGKLVGDVDFEEVSPVASKITPVPGGVGPVTNMMLMKNTLQAAERQLLK from the coding sequence ATGACTAAGGAAAGTAATCATCTAATAAAAGGGAAGAATATTGCCGAGGCAATTGCTCAGGAATTAAATTTGGCATCTGCTCAATTTTTCCAGAAAATAAATATGAAGCCCAGGCTAGCGGTAGTAATTGTAGGCGATGATCCAGCTTCCTTATTTTATGTTCGAATGATTGAAAAAAGCTGTCAACGGGTCGATTTTGACTTCGAAAAACATGCTCTTCCTGAAAAGACAACAGAACAAGAATTATTGTCTTTACTGCAGCAGTTGAATGACAATAAATCGGTTCATGGCATAATTGTACAAACCCCTTTACCCAAACATATCAATGAGGATAAAATACGTGAAACATTACCTCCAGCAAAGGATGTAGATTGTTTTAATCCGGTCAATATGGGTAAATTAGCCATGGGGAATCCTGATTTTTTACCCTGCACTCCCAATGCTGTTTTTGAGATACTAAAAAGAGAAGAGATTAAAGTGGAAGGAAAGCATGTTGTTATTGTAGGCAGAAGCAGTGTGGTAGGAAAACCCTTAGCCCTTATCCTGCTCTTAAAAAACCCCCATGCCAATGCCACGGTAACCATCTGTCATTCCCGAACAAAGAACCTGTCTTCTTTTACCCAGAAGGGAGATATTGTAGTGGCAGCAGCTGGAGCAGCCCGATTGATTAAGGGAAATATGATAAGAGAAGGCACCATAGTGATTGATGTTGGTACTAATGAAGTAGATGGGAAATTGGTGGGAGATGTTGATTTTGAAGAGGTTTCTCCGGTCGCCTCTAAAATTACTCCCGTTCCCGGAGGAGTAGGGCCGGTAACCAATATGATGCTGATGAAAAATACCTTACAGGCTGCAGAGAGACAATTACTCAAATAA
- a CDS encoding LysM peptidoglycan-binding domain-containing protein, which translates to MNCQKSTFIYKAWLIKIFLLIILFLTNITFTVLAQDYIDYEIQKGDSLWSIARQFQLSIQEIANTNNLNIEQTLQPGFLLKIPQNESDNIISEEPSSVVIHTVQKGESLWDIAQHYRLSLEHLSQVNELQQPDTLFIGQEIKVPVLINSSNEINRENNNKSDEKTPLSFQEEKSNLKEITSSLNQEFRESVKEINYVVKPGENLWTIAQNYQISLKDLSQVNGLENAERLSIGQIIKIPLGDKQTDNKEQTIRDDDGQEPEGSSIEHIVLQGESISTIAQKYHIPIETICQLNKITPNDYIYPGQRLKIKINEQIPSEIVLVQEGEQNKKNTPADNKKVESETVYYTVKPGDTLWSIAQRHSVALEGIVAVNYLTNKDILSVGQKLKIPAIGGENIKTAIVEYTVAKGDTLWNIAQKYNVKMYDIINLNQLQNVNRLSVGQKLNIPSSALAAEQSSNSNSTAVQDTQRKDVVHYVQKGETLWQISQQYQVSVQSIAGANRISENSRIFVGQKLVIPNARSAPRSSLSFVWPINGLITSHYGVRTLGGRSDYHTGIDIDGRTGASIRAAESGKVSYNGYINGYGNVIIIDHQGGYSTVYAHNSANLVQKGQSVKRGDIIARLGATGNATGSHLHFEIRVNSKPVNPLNYLP; encoded by the coding sequence ATGAATTGCCAAAAAAGCACTTTTATCTATAAAGCCTGGCTAATAAAAATTTTCTTACTAATCATTCTTTTTCTAACAAATATTACTTTTACTGTTTTAGCCCAGGATTATATAGATTATGAAATACAAAAAGGTGATAGCTTATGGTCTATTGCCCGGCAGTTTCAATTATCAATACAAGAAATTGCTAACACCAATAATCTAAATATTGAACAGACCTTACAACCCGGCTTTCTATTAAAAATTCCTCAAAATGAATCTGATAATATTATTTCAGAAGAACCTTCTTCGGTAGTAATTCATACCGTTCAAAAAGGAGAAAGCCTCTGGGATATTGCTCAACACTACCGTTTATCATTAGAGCATCTCTCCCAAGTGAATGAATTGCAACAACCAGATACATTATTCATTGGTCAGGAGATAAAAGTTCCCGTTCTCATAAATAGTAGTAATGAAATAAATAGAGAAAACAATAATAAATCTGATGAAAAGACACCACTATCTTTCCAGGAGGAAAAATCTAATTTAAAAGAAATAACCAGTAGTTTAAACCAGGAGTTCAGAGAATCGGTCAAGGAAATTAATTATGTGGTAAAACCGGGTGAGAATTTATGGACCATTGCACAAAATTATCAAATTTCCCTAAAAGATCTTTCTCAGGTCAATGGTTTAGAAAATGCCGAAAGATTATCTATTGGTCAAATTATTAAAATACCTTTGGGAGATAAACAAACAGATAATAAGGAACAAACAATTCGTGATGATGATGGTCAAGAACCTGAGGGTAGTTCGATAGAACATATAGTACTGCAAGGAGAAAGCATCTCTACTATTGCCCAGAAATATCATATCCCTATAGAAACAATCTGTCAACTAAATAAGATTACTCCCAATGATTATATTTATCCCGGACAAAGACTGAAAATAAAAATTAATGAACAGATTCCCTCCGAAATAGTCTTAGTTCAAGAAGGAGAACAGAACAAAAAAAATACTCCAGCTGATAATAAGAAAGTAGAATCAGAGACGGTTTATTATACTGTTAAACCAGGTGATACTTTATGGAGCATTGCTCAACGACATAGTGTAGCGTTAGAAGGAATTGTAGCCGTTAATTATTTAACCAATAAAGATATATTATCAGTAGGCCAAAAATTGAAAATACCTGCTATTGGCGGAGAGAATATAAAAACAGCAATCGTGGAATATACAGTAGCTAAGGGTGATACCTTATGGAATATTGCTCAAAAGTATAATGTAAAGATGTATGATATTATAAATTTAAATCAATTACAAAATGTGAACCGGCTTTCCGTCGGTCAGAAGTTAAATATACCTTCTTCTGCCTTGGCTGCTGAACAGAGTTCTAATAGCAACTCAACTGCAGTACAGGATACTCAAAGAAAAGATGTTGTGCACTATGTGCAAAAAGGAGAAACTCTCTGGCAGATTTCCCAGCAATATCAGGTTAGCGTGCAATCCATTGCTGGTGCCAATCGTATTTCTGAAAATAGTAGAATATTTGTTGGACAGAAACTGGTTATACCCAATGCCCGCAGTGCTCCAAGATCTTCCCTTTCTTTTGTCTGGCCTATAAATGGTTTGATTACCTCACATTATGGCGTGAGAACTCTGGGTGGAAGAAGCGATTATCATACCGGTATTGATATTGATGGTCGAACTGGTGCCTCGATTAGAGCTGCTGAAAGCGGCAAGGTAAGCTATAATGGTTATATTAATGGATATGGCAATGTTATCATTATTGATCATCAAGGCGGATATTCAACTGTCTATGCTCACAATTCAGCTAATTTAGTTCAAAAAGGGCAGAGTGTTAAGAGGGGAGATATTATTGCCCGGCTTGGAGCTACTGGTAATGCTACAGGTTCTCATCTTCATTTTGAAATTAGGGTAAATAGCAAACCGGTTAACCCGCTAAATTATTTACCGTAA
- a CDS encoding helix-turn-helix domain-containing protein yields MEEYLTAKQVAEYLQVKPLTIYQWAREDKIPAIKIGRIWRFKKEAIDAFLEEQLRRKVNKK; encoded by the coding sequence ATGGAAGAATATCTGACTGCAAAACAGGTAGCAGAATATTTGCAGGTTAAACCCCTAACCATCTATCAATGGGCAAGAGAGGACAAGATACCAGCTATAAAAATAGGAAGAATATGGCGCTTTAAAAAAGAAGCCATTGATGCCTTTTTAGAGGAACAACTGCGCAGAAAAGTTAATAAAAAATAG
- a CDS encoding transglycosylase SLT domain-containing protein has translation MEYFRYQLKKSLFILFFWLSILIFSVTLDAQQPDERVEKQLKIFQLSYFLEEGDGFPRENAYFNNAFAYLENEHFSLAIGELEKIEYNSLYIPLYLKSQFLRAQCYEKVQRWESAIGVYQDLLIQVPVMQEYVLYLLGRAYQNINEASNARKAYLQVIKEYPPSGLTALVHYQSALLYLEDNQWEQFWQGCSLALEAAPEEKFKAKILAKMSDILWEDGKFIDSLKYLKEIIENRYEREKISFQENLYLNRFQTVQQNGQLEIPPNLSLFFTDLLFNYHRYKIAEMVYEEIIEKYAEQIDLVQIQYNKARAIYYQGDYERAINQCLYILDNFDQEEITIRTLYLYAGALLSTGNRSQASEKYHQIIERFPENYFAQVSYLRLSEIEFLQDRKEEGINFLKQLLSEYPESSPAQEAAWKLARYYTNQNLISEALPYYKFIYEHFPLSSQADDALYWMGKLLYLGDSEEGIKVFKELLSQFPDSYYSFRVPAEVGGINGKLKDLITHSKEVSLEQFKKNYSPRGTLAQLSAYRAEILMFLKLYQESILELSYALQQEPDNVYLQLLLTQGYAKAEEYYRSNSYAQALLNYFLINNKEIPSLIWEYAFPLYFADLVEQTAISYHLDPFLVWSIMREESHFNPYAESRAGARGLMQIIFSTGEWIAQKLNHKEFNYDLLFTPEINISFGCWYMQYLQERFNKNNFLIISGYNAGPGITDQWIETFDISDIDVFVENIPYQETTEHIKKVIRSYLIYQIIYKN, from the coding sequence TTGGAATATTTTAGATATCAACTGAAAAAAAGTTTATTTATACTATTTTTCTGGCTTAGTATATTAATATTTTCAGTAACTTTAGATGCTCAGCAACCGGATGAGAGAGTAGAAAAACAGTTAAAGATTTTTCAACTATCTTATTTTTTAGAAGAAGGAGATGGTTTTCCCCGGGAGAATGCTTATTTTAACAATGCTTTTGCTTACCTGGAAAATGAACATTTCAGCCTGGCTATAGGAGAATTAGAAAAGATTGAATATAACAGCCTATATATTCCTCTCTATTTAAAAAGCCAATTTTTAAGAGCCCAATGTTATGAAAAAGTCCAGCGCTGGGAGTCAGCGATAGGAGTCTATCAGGATCTTCTAATTCAAGTACCGGTTATGCAGGAATATGTCCTTTATTTATTAGGCAGGGCTTATCAGAATATCAATGAGGCCAGCAATGCCAGAAAAGCCTATTTACAGGTAATTAAAGAATACCCTCCCAGCGGATTAACTGCGCTGGTTCACTATCAATCAGCATTGCTCTACCTGGAGGACAATCAATGGGAACAATTCTGGCAGGGATGTAGTTTAGCGCTGGAGGCTGCACCGGAAGAAAAGTTTAAAGCAAAAATATTAGCTAAAATGAGCGATATTTTATGGGAAGATGGAAAATTTATTGATTCTCTGAAATATCTGAAAGAAATCATAGAAAACCGCTATGAACGAGAAAAAATCTCATTCCAGGAAAATTTGTATCTAAATAGATTTCAGACGGTACAACAGAATGGGCAACTGGAGATTCCACCGAATCTGTCGTTATTTTTTACCGATCTTCTATTTAACTATCACCGGTATAAAATAGCGGAGATGGTATATGAGGAAATAATTGAGAAATATGCTGAGCAGATTGATTTAGTGCAGATACAGTACAATAAAGCCAGAGCTATTTATTATCAGGGAGATTATGAAAGAGCGATTAATCAGTGTCTTTATATATTAGATAATTTTGACCAGGAAGAAATAACCATAAGAACCTTATATCTGTATGCCGGCGCTTTACTATCCACCGGGAATCGCAGTCAGGCCAGTGAAAAATATCACCAGATCATAGAAAGGTTTCCCGAAAATTATTTTGCCCAGGTGTCTTATTTGCGTTTATCAGAAATTGAGTTTTTACAGGATAGAAAAGAAGAAGGAATCAATTTCCTGAAGCAATTGCTCTCAGAATATCCCGAATCATCACCGGCGCAGGAGGCCGCTTGGAAATTAGCACGCTATTATACTAACCAGAACTTAATTAGTGAGGCATTACCCTATTATAAATTTATTTATGAGCATTTTCCCCTCAGCAGTCAAGCTGATGATGCATTATACTGGATGGGAAAACTGTTATATTTGGGAGACAGCGAGGAAGGGATTAAGGTATTCAAGGAATTGTTGTCCCAATTTCCCGATAGTTACTACTCTTTCCGTGTTCCTGCTGAGGTAGGAGGTATTAATGGTAAGCTGAAAGATCTTATTACTCACAGTAAGGAAGTCTCCCTGGAACAATTTAAGAAAAACTATTCCCCCCGGGGGACGCTTGCTCAGTTGTCTGCTTATAGAGCAGAAATACTAATGTTTCTTAAACTTTATCAAGAATCTATTCTGGAGTTAAGTTATGCCCTCCAGCAAGAACCGGATAATGTTTACTTGCAGCTTTTGCTTACCCAGGGATATGCCAAAGCTGAAGAATATTACCGATCAAATAGCTATGCCCAGGCATTGCTTAATTATTTTTTAATTAATAATAAAGAAATTCCTTCATTAATATGGGAATATGCCTTTCCTCTTTATTTTGCTGACCTAGTGGAACAAACAGCAATCTCTTACCATCTGGATCCTTTTCTAGTTTGGTCTATTATGAGAGAAGAGAGCCATTTTAATCCTTATGCTGAATCAAGGGCTGGGGCTAGAGGGCTAATGCAGATTATCTTTTCTACCGGGGAATGGATTGCCCAAAAGCTTAATCATAAAGAATTTAATTATGATTTACTCTTTACACCAGAGATTAATATTAGCTTTGGTTGCTGGTATATGCAATATCTACAGGAAAGGTTTAATAAAAATAATTTTCTGATAATTTCTGGCTATAATGCAGGACCTGGGATTACTGATCAATGGATTGAGACTTTCGATATTAGTGATATAGATGTTTTTGTGGAAAATATTCCTTATCAAGAGACCACCGAACATATTAAAAAGGTTATCCGCTCTTATCTTATCTATCAAATTATTTATAAAAATTAA